From Deltaproteobacteria bacterium, the proteins below share one genomic window:
- a CDS encoding archease, giving the protein MAEPHFHEIEHTADLGIEVEADSPADLFSCAGLALFSLMVRPEGVKAREVREETVSADGWENLFHDWLSHLLHRFLQDGFIAVTITVLEIAETHIRARLTGEKLDYERHDFETEMKAVTYHQLSVRNENGRWTARVIFDV; this is encoded by the coding sequence ATGGCAGAACCGCACTTTCACGAGATTGAACATACCGCAGACCTCGGCATCGAAGTCGAGGCCGATTCCCCGGCGGATTTGTTTTCCTGTGCTGGATTGGCACTCTTTTCTCTCATGGTTCGTCCTGAGGGAGTGAAGGCACGTGAGGTACGCGAAGAGACCGTGTCTGCCGACGGGTGGGAGAATCTGTTCCACGACTGGCTTTCGCATTTGCTCCATCGTTTTTTGCAAGACGGCTTTATTGCCGTGACGATTACTGTCCTCGAAATTGCTGAGACGCATATTCGTGCGCGCCTTACTGGCGAGAAACTCGACTACGAACGACATGACTTTGAAACCGAAATGAAGGCCGTGACGTATCACCAACTCTCAGTGAGAAATGAGAACGGGCGCTGGACCGCACGGGTCATCTTTGATGTGTGA